Proteins from one Lachnospiraceae bacterium genomic window:
- a CDS encoding CpaF family protein, translating to MSEKDHSGMELRDIYLQCKKRIKERVREEDAYTDEAVRKIILQVIGEEHRKSWIPIRERIAVGRRIFYALRRLDVLQPLMEDEEVTDIMVNGPDHIYYEKHGQMRRYQEKFESRQRLEDLIQQIVGNVNRSVNEASPIVDARLADGSRVHVVLAPVALNGPILTIRRFRTEPITIEDLIAWQTLTREMADYLKAAVEQKKNIFVCGGTASGKTTLLNILSNFIPREERIITIEDAAELRLAGLENIVTLETRNARADGKGQISMQELIKASLRMNPDRIIVGEVRGKEALDMLQAMNTGHEGSLSTGHANDCRNMLMRIETMVLMGADMPLQAIRQQIASAIDLLVYIEKGKTGQRRVTEMIRVKGYKNGEIQTVPVFYQNQWYKEEAE from the coding sequence GTGCGGGAGGAAGATGCCTATACTGATGAGGCCGTAAGAAAAATAATCCTACAGGTGATTGGGGAGGAGCATAGAAAAAGCTGGATTCCAATTCGAGAGAGAATAGCGGTTGGCCGGCGTATTTTCTATGCACTGCGCAGATTGGATGTGCTGCAGCCGCTGATGGAAGACGAAGAGGTTACAGATATTATGGTCAATGGACCCGATCATATTTATTATGAGAAACATGGGCAGATGAGGCGATATCAAGAAAAATTTGAAAGCAGGCAGCGTCTGGAGGATTTGATTCAGCAGATCGTCGGCAATGTAAACCGGAGCGTAAATGAAGCGAGTCCGATTGTCGATGCGCGGCTTGCAGATGGTTCTCGGGTGCACGTAGTACTGGCACCGGTTGCACTAAATGGCCCGATACTTACAATTCGGCGTTTTCGCACTGAACCGATTACGATAGAGGATCTGATTGCCTGGCAAACGCTGACCAGAGAGATGGCCGATTATTTAAAAGCAGCCGTTGAGCAAAAGAAAAACATTTTTGTCTGCGGCGGGACGGCATCAGGTAAGACAACGCTGCTGAATATTTTATCCAACTTTATTCCCAGAGAGGAACGCATCATCACGATCGAAGATGCGGCGGAGCTTCGTTTAGCCGGTTTGGAAAATATAGTGACGCTGGAGACCCGAAATGCCCGTGCAGACGGCAAGGGGCAGATATCTATGCAGGAGCTGATTAAAGCGAGTCTGCGGATGAATCCTGATCGTATTATTGTAGGAGAGGTAAGAGGAAAGGAAGCGCTCGATATGCTGCAGGCTATGAATACGGGACATGAGGGCTCTCTGTCTACAGGACATGCCAATGACTGCAGGAACATGCTGATGCGAATTGAAACGATGGTTTTGATGGGAGCGGATATGCCCTTGCAGGCAATCCGTCAGCAGATTGCCTCTGCTATTGACTTGTTGGTCTATATAGAGAAGGGGAAAACGGGTCAAAGAAGGGTTACAGAAATGATCAGGGTAAAAGGATATAAAAACGGAGAAATTCAAACAGTGCCAGTCTTTTATCAGAATCAATGGTACAAGGAGGAAGCGGAGTGA